CTCCACGTTTTAGTAACACGTTCAAGGTGTTCAAACGCACACTGTGCCTGGTAAAACAAAAGACGTATAAAATTAACATATGTACAGAAGATTTAAAGTCAAAGAACAGGGGAAGAAGCGTAACTGACGTGATTGTCTGCTGTATGTCATAGAGCCGAAGTCTTCTGTGGCTCAGTGCTTCTGCCAAGCGCTGCAGCATTTCATCTGGTACGAGAAAGTTGTGACTGCTGTTTGGACAGGCAGAGTCAAAGGTCTGTTTTGGTGTCAGTTCACTGGTTTTCCCCTGACGGAAAAATAATAGATTAGAGCAAGAATAAGCAAGAAAAGAATATGAGATGGCACCACCATGCTCTTTTTGCTACCTTAGTTGAAAGTTCCTTCCCCCACACAGTCCCCAATAAAACGGGACCATCCTGAACTTGAATAGTTTGCCCCACATCAGCTGTTTTCTcacttcttctctcctctctctgaATTAAACCCTTCACATCTTCCTTAGCCTCATTTTcccctatttttgttttccttatcTCAGTTTCTGTACTAGCTGACTCGACTTcttcattattttcttgtttcctgaAATCATCTTCAACACCTTCTGCCTCACTTGCTCTATTTTCCATTACTTGATCGCATGCGCTTTCTAGTTGTCTTTCCTCTTCTTTGCTCTCGTTTTCATCAAAGTCTTcatcttcttccttttcttttctttcctcctcttgAAGGTGTTCAGTCTCTGCAGGGGTATTTTTACTAATGTTATCTGAGGTGTGTCCACTTTGATCCTTGGCtgtccttaaaacacaaaatcaataaaatagaTTATATAACACATCAGCTTGTTTTAGGGGAACACGTTATAAACAATCAGAAGTGACTGCAATTCTCAGTGGAGGCGTATATCATTTGTGCATAACAAAGTTTACAATTTATATGCATTTCTGCATGCTTACTGTTCTGAGAGGTGGTTGTCAGTTTGGATCTTCACATTTATGTCAGCGGATTGAGATTTGTCATCAAATTTAGGTGTAACTGATGTGAAGTCACTTTGGCTAATGTGGGGACTGCTCTCCCTTAAAGATGAAGACATCAAAACCTGGCAACACATTTcagtaacaaaaccaaaaagatgTTAGGAAAAATGTCAAGGAATCAGCAAATTCAACAGAAGCACCATGGACAaaagtttctgctgctcaaGTGGTTAGATTTATTTTCTGGATAACCTAAAATGGTCATAGATAATTTCATGAATTTCCACCTGATATATTTTGATGTACTCCAGGCTTTACTACAGTAGTTGACTTACAAACAACTTCGTATTAGAAATGATGGCAAGGTAAGTAAAGGCCTTTCTCACTTCAGTCAAAGCTGTGGACAGGGACTGAAAAGGGTAGCAGAGAACGTGGCACACAGCCAGGGCAGACATGCCATCACGGTTCAACTTGTCAATAAAAACACCGTTATCCAGCAACCGATGGATCACATCATCATGGCAGTTTATCTGACAgttgaggaaacaaaaacaatataaaaacagttacagaaacaacttttattttgctgatAATTCCTCTGTAATGTGCAACTGCAGTTCATGCCCTAAAAAATTTGAGAAGATCAAACTACCACAACTGaatcaaaaaaaagaagaatattaaaaatgttacgGTTGCAGCGATAAGTGCTGTGTGTCCTCGTGAATCTTCTACATCAGGATGGACCAAACCCTTATGGATGAGCCGTGTAACATCCTGGAATTCCCCTCTGAAGCTGTGCTGGATCAGCAGTTCTGAGTTAACTTCTGAAGGGCCTTTTGGACCAAAGCTTTCTCTATTCATAGAAAGAACAGCTGCCACGTTCCACCCAACATTTTCAGCTTgcagtctgaaaaacaaacgtATAAATACAGAGCATGTAGGTATTTTCTCTCAATACATTGTTTGGCACCAACACATAGCACTTTGTTTAACATTTGTCTAACCTGTGTCTGTGTATAACAGCTTGCATTCGGGGtcgtaaaggcagagaagacaACGGCTCCCTTTTATAACCTTGATATGGGTGAGGATCTGGCTCCCACAGCTCTCCATAAAAGAGTTTATCCAACTCTCTTCTCCGGCCAGGAGGGAGTGGTAAGTGGTCCCCATCTGTGCAGTACCTCTCAATGCCAGGGAGAAGGATAAAACGCTCATCTATTTTCAGATTCTCATCTATATTCTCCtaaagggagggagggagtaaACTGATCTGCTCTTAGTAAAATGCAGACAGTagttatttattaaagcaacaATTTACCTGAAGGTCTGTCCCAGTTTTTGTGTGCAAATAACTTGCGATAGACTGAGGCTAGTAAGAGGAGACATAAATAAGCATACTGTGTATAGGCAAATGAAGACAAACTTGGAGACATctaatttataaacttttcttGAAACAAATGCTATATGTCTTACTAAAATGAAGTTCAAATAGACCTAATAAATGTAGGTTTATGGCAAAATGAACAGTTTATAAAGAATTAATCAGagactaaaaattaaaaataccaaTTTACAAAGCGGTATTTTATAACTattaacaaaccaaactgtacATAAGAGAAGTGTAAATAAGCCACTTCTCTGTGAAGTGCCTTGAGATGACTTGTGAATTTGctctttaaagaaacaaattcagATGAACTGAACAGCATATTTACTGAATGAAAACACTTTAAGCTACTTTCTAGCAGGTGATAAAATGATCAACAGGTACCTGAGTCCATAATCCTGTGTTGACAGAAGGCTCATTAAAGGCAGCATATTCAGGAAAGCTGTTGAGACTAAAGCTTTCTTCTACCAGGGTACAGAGCTTTAGCAAGTGGTTTCCCAGCCACAAGCCCACATCCTGTCGTCCATCTGAATAAGTCATCACACCAGGGCCAAACCTCTGGTCCATATGGTATAAACCCTGAGCACGTAGAGTTATAAACTGTTATTTACTATATGCACAAAGTTACTATAGATGCTGCCCCCTGTGCATCAACTTTACCTGAAAGCTGGCTCCATCTGGGTAGATGAGCTGACCATATCCTTCCTTTCTGTTGAGGTAGTACTTGCCAATGAACTTCTGGCCTGTGGGCCAGGAGTAAAGTGCATCCCCATGACGGAAGTTTTTGAAGAAACATCCCTCATAGTACTACACAAAAAagttcagtgaaaaaaaaagtcaagatttTTAGAGACATTTAGGGTGAATTCATCGAAATTAGGtcatcagaaaacaacaacagcaacaaacaggCTAAATAAGGTTGGAGGATCATACAGCAGAGACGAGAGTCGGTTCTGAGCTTCGGGCTTGTTTCATTTAATCCGTTAACAAAACGGTATAGTTACATATAACTCCAAACACCTAGCTAAAATATTTAGATCTTACCTCTCCATTTGCCCAAATGTACTTTCCTTTTCCGTGTCTGAGACCTTCTGCAACTTTTCCCTCATATCTGGACCCATCGTACCACTCCTGAACGCCGAATCCATCTTGTATTTCTTCATTAAACTGCGCCGGACCCGCAGCACCTTCACAGGTTGTCGACTGCATTTTGTAATCTACTCAACTACGAGCCTATTGGAGTTAACAAGAAGTATGTTAAATGAAGTTAAACTTACGGTGAGGCTACCGACATTACTTAGTTATTGCGATAAACTTTAACGGACAGGGGTCAGATTTGAGTTTTACCTTGGCTACAGTTGTCATGACAACAGTTGGTAACAGTTCACGCATGCGCACAGTCAAGTTTAATTTGTTAATCATTTAGCGTACGttgtattaatttattaattaattaatttaccATAGTTATTTTTTGTCGCCCAGAACGTAATCTTGAAGTCTAAAACAACTTAGCCTAAACAATTTAGTTAAGAcagttgatttaaaatatttgattcGGTTCTTATGAGagattctctgaatctttaaaGGCAAAAGTCTCGGTTTTGCGTTTTATTTCCCCAATAATTAAAGCTATGGGTTCTAAAATTAGAAGCTTTAAGATGTGTTCGCTTTAATGTTACCCTTATTAGCGATTCAGCCTATATAGTTCGAGCCTGGGAACCCCAAACAGTAACATGGATGACTCAAAATagtgtgaaataataaaacatgggCAGCTGTAAGAAATGAAAGTCACAGGACAGGATTATTTGGTTATTGTTAATCGTAAGTGTTTCTGTGTATAGGACCAGTGAAGCAGGACCAGTGTTTAGTTCATATGTTAAATGAGCTTTTCCTTTGTAATTGATACTTCTGCTCTTGGTTTCAACCTGTGATGTGGATGAAGGCACACTTATGAATACAGCATGAAATGGTGTTCTTGTAGTGTACTATCCCTGACATATTTCACTGTAATAAACATAGTTACAAATTTATGGATAATCTGTAATGACAACTcagctaaaaatatttttgtccaaATGCCAAAATTAGAAAGGGAAAAATTATTGACAaccaaaataagaaaatcaCAACCCTGCTATCTTTTTTATACttacaaatatttgtgtttatattttaatttgtaaaattactttaaaatataaatcacaACCTTTACTACCTAATAGAATCAGCACCTCTTGTATTTACCCTTTTAAAATCACCAAATACCttctttgtattgtttataGTTTTAAGAAATaccatgtgaaaaaaaacatgttagttACAATCAGTGACACAGAGACCTTCCAAAAAACTTTACATATAATCTGTTCAGCTACATGTGCAAGAAGTTAACTAAACATCTCTGTGGATTTGCCTTTCATAAAGTGAGTTAAGGACTATCGTGCTTTCACCTGGGTCTAAGACTGATGCAGTGAAGTTTGTTCTTTTAACAAGCCTTTGTGCCTAATTTTCCTCTAAACAACTATTTAAGTAGTTTTGAAGCATTTCCTTGTATTGTTTTATCTTGtgcattttaattgtttaaaaaaagcaacagcatAATAAAAGTGACTGAAGAGTTGAACCACTTCATCCGTTTATTAGTCAGTTGTTCAATTCAAGAAAAGTGTAAATACTTTGTTAAAACCAATATTCAGATTACATTAAGTGTTTATATAAACAGTAGTGAACAGAAAAGTCAAAATGACAAAGCAGAGACTCAGTgcatacatacagtatatacatcTGTTTTGTGCTTTTCCCCCCACCACTATAGTTTTCAGAACCTTTTAATTTGTAACTTACCAGCGTCTTTCTTTACAGGCAAAGGTGGACAAACAAAAgcataataaacattttatttaacatagAAATGCTTAGTAGAATGAGGTTTTTAATATGATCTATATAATTAATTCCCACTACAAAGCTATACATATTATTATCAGGCCATATCTTTCAGTACTTTGAACTGAAATTTGAAttgaagtttaaagaaaatttgtCCTCATACCTATAACTTTAAATGTGCAGCAATACATGAGAAATCAAAAATGAGCATAAGAAAAATTCCCTTCAGTATTCCATTCAGGAAGTTGAGTGCAGTGCGCTGTGTATTACGAGATGTGGGGACATGGAGCTCAAAAAGATATTACATAGAGGGTTCGATTTTTCATGCATTGTTCCTTTCCTCAATTGTGAAGGTCTCCATTGGGCCTTTGCTCAGGGCTTTGATGTCATCCAAAAGATGGGTGGGGGTCAAAATGTGAGAAGACCCTGGGCACAGTAAAAGAGAAGTAAAGATCTTATATGCTTCAGCAGGTGGCATAAAGGCTTAGAGATAAAACCAGGCAATGACATTGTCAATAGCATCAAagcaaaaatcagtttaaataaatgataaaaattcTAACTAAAGCAATACCCAAGTATAATACTGTATTACTGCTCACCTATGATGACCTCGCAGGATTTTACTGCCTGAGTGACCTCGTAGGCAGAGCGCATCTCAGAGTAAGTTATTCCTCCAATAACAAAAATGATAAGGCGTGAGCCAGTCCGGCGTTCATCCGGAGCACTAGGTTTGTGCTTCTGGCGGGCACTGTGGAGCAGATATGGGCTCAGATAAAATTTAAGAGAGCAAGCAGGACAAGTGTAAAAAAACCTGAGcagacaacaaaacagctgaaactcagTGTTCGATCTATGACTGGATAGTGAAGAGTTGTCATTATATTCAAAGGCAAACAAGGATTTTCTGTGTGTTGCTTTACTGATACTTTCAAAAGTGTACAgaaattttttttccaaacttctTATTTATATGAGCTTTTGATGTTAAATGGAATGAATACATGAAAAGCAAACCTTTCTGAAACATCTCTTGCAGAAATGATAAATTCCTTCAGAAATTGTTGATGCAATTCTTGAATGATGACTTAGAAAAACCCACCTGACAGCTCCAGAGCCATTCCAGGCAGTAGGACACTCCGACTGGTGAGGCCATTCGCTGATGTCCAGTTTGTTCTCCACAGCATCCTAGAGGTAACAACAATTATAATGTACTTTACGTTGGTAAAAATGAAAAGCCAAAAAGAGCTCTCTTTGAGGAAAGCCATAATGAACATTTGCAAGATTTTTTGTGATACTTAactgaaatgcaaacaaatagTTGGTGTGACAAAGTTTAAAATCGATCATTTTTTCTATCCGAAGCAGAAATTGTTATTTATGTGGAATTGATCTTATTAGCAAAAGAGCAAATGTTAATTTGTGGTCCTTTGTTCCAGAAATGAGGGTTAGACTTCCTTCCCTATATACAAACAGtgtaaaactattaaaacagaagtttaaaaaacaatctgctATGAAGTATGTTTCTAGCTTAAAAACACTGAGACTTGAGTGCTGCTTCTTGATcgatgagatattttttttgcatcttgCAGCTTCTTACTCACATACAAACTAAAGAGGCCAGAACCAGTTACATTTCAAGCACATTTCAAGTtgcaaaatatcaaaaacatcTGCTTTCTGCCACAAGAGGAAATATGCACCACATCTAACAGGAAGTCAGGTGCAAAGGTGGTGAGGATTCCTCCGAAATGGGGTTTCAAGCAATAACAAGAAAGTGAAGTAAAAATAAGaggaaaacaattttttaaagttacaaatcAGATCTTACTACCTTAACTTGTTTTCCCTTTAGACTAGAAAGAGTTTGATTAGGTTTCTTAAAACACCATGTCTATTAAATTGTCCAAAAgcctgtttttagtttaaaattacccatccatccattcatccaatTTCTATACCTGCTTGATCCTGTTCAGGGATGTAGGAAGCTGCTGCTCATCTCCAGCAGTAACTGagcgagaggcagggtacaccttggacagattgccagtccatcacacaaacaagacatgctcacactcacacctatGGACAATATAGAGTATCTAATTGACccaacatgtatgttttttagactgtgggagaaaaccagaaTACCCAgtgaaaacccacacatgtgCAAACTCCATGCAGAAAGGTCCCAACCTGGACCTGAACCCTAGACCTTCTTGCTGCAAGGCAACAGAACAATAAGCTGTTTATTGCACAATATGTGTTCACTAACCTCCATCACATCCTTTATGACTGGAATCCATCTTGAAAGGCTGTACCTCTCCTCCTGGGAATGATCCCGTCGGGTTTGTTTGCGAGGAAAGAAACtaggctaaaaaaataaacgtaCAACAAAGAACAGACATAAGAccacacagaaaaccaaaaacaaaaaaaattgtgaaaaaccatctttccttctttttaactTACTGATGTGATGATAGGGACTCCCAAATCCTTCCAGTTTTGGATAAACTCTCGTTCATCCTCAATCTGAACATGTTGGATAAGTTTGTTCAAGTTTTCATCTGTTGTTCCTGTTTACACACAAATCAGAGTGAAAATCTAATCTGACTATGTGCTCAGaacattttagtcaaacaatTAATTGTGTCTCAaaccagcaaagaaaaaaaagatcagcttTCATTTATGGTcttttacaagaaaaatacaattaaatggaaaaatatagttttacCATTAAGGCTGAAGATATAGAGCAGCACAGCTCGAATTTTGTCATATTTGCTGTATGGGTGAAGCAGCACAGGCAGCAGAGTCCTCATGGGATCTTTCACCTTCACTCCATCCACATCAGAACCGACTGCAAGGTCCTGCAGGGAACAACTATATATTTAACAcattatttttacaacaaaaacattttatttaaatatttgactaGGCGAAGGTCAGACTCAGCTACAGAAAACCGACATTAACATTTCTACAAGATCTGCCATTTGGATGCTTCATCTCCtcatttgtttataattttgcatttatttgtacaATAAACATAACTCGTCCCCATGTACAGCCTCGTGGTGcctaaaaacaactggattttgTTCGCTCCAATTAATTACCACCCCTTCACTGAACTGTTAAAGACAAACCTGTTCAGCTTTGCAAAGCTTTTCCACGTTGTTTGAGAAAGGTTTCATGCAGTCTTCAGCCAACTGCAGATGTATAGTTTTCTAGAATTAGAACAGAAAGAacaggtaaaaataataaacacaagcCTATATGCACCATTATTGTTGGTTAATTACATTTCTaatgattttcttgtttttaaacatttttcttcctattttatttttcagtaatcCATTTGAACTTTGGTCAGTCTATTCTGCTGCATAAACAAACTGCATAAATTACAGGCTGTAGAGTCATCCACACCCAACCACAACATAATGACAACCTACATCTTTAACTACTGGTAGCAAGCTAATACTAGTGTTTCATTTGCTCTAAAACCAGTTTCAAAGCCCTTCCCTTTATAAGATCTCctgataaactttaaaaatcaagTTAGCATCACAAAAAGAAAGTACTTCATACCTCAGTCAGCTGTTTACGGAATGAAGGCATCTTTTTCATCATTTGGGCCAAATTGCTGATTGtgatctgaaaaacaaaacaaaattacaataaGGCTGTCTCAGAAGTGTCTTAAAGACACTGAGAGACACTCAAACAACTCTAGTTCTATACCTTCCCATCTGGCTGTTTCTTGCTGGCAGATATTTCCTTTACCATCTTAGGGATTTGCCTGATTtaagaaaagaacaaattaaagataTAAGTGAAGACAGCAGAAGCACAATACTGTCATAATGTGAATGTTCTCGACTTACTCTGAGACTTCAGCAATGTGTTTGTGCCTGAGTTTCACCCAAAGCATGTCATCCTCATTCAGCAGGGCCTGCTTCTCTGAGCCGTCTTTGGACTTGTACCTGAGCAACAATTAGTTTCAGCAATCTGCAGGGCAATATGGTCTGACTGGGAGACTGGGAGTGAATTTGAGTACAGGGAAATTCAGTAAAGACAGACTTACTTGTAGGTGTCGTTCTGAATATCAACGAGGTCGTAGGCCATGGCCTGGTAGGTGAGCTCATGAAGGATGGGGCTTACTGGGTCAAAACTTCTTTCCACTATCAGCAGCTGGGCCTGAGTCTTTTCCTAccaacagaaagtaaaaataaaaaaaacaaaactgaacccacattttataaaaacaaacaaataaacaaacaatctgTTGGAAATTTCCAGCAGTTTGAAAAAATTCTTTGTGTAAAGTTATATGTGAAAATAATATTGAACTTAAAGGATTCAATTAACTCCCAAGGCTTATGATGTCAACATTCTTTGTTCAGCAGGTGTCTCACCTTCTTCTTCCCGCTGTCATCCAACTCATAGTGTCTGGCCAACTTCTTGTCAACCAACTCGGCAAGGGTTTTAGCATTTCCCTTACTGCTGTCTctagttataaaaataaattattttgcaaGAATTACAGCAGTCAGTTTAAACCACACTGAAATTGCAGTGACACTAATAATCACTATCATATTAGATGTTAAACTGACTTTCATAGTGTTTTACAGGTGCCacttgaaaaaacattttaataatttatgatCATATTATTTTAGTATTACTGAGGTCATTTCTACATAGctataaaagcagcagagcttAAAGCATGCAGGTAGATTTACTGAAGAAAAAATGTAGATTtaggtaaataaacaaaaagctacagaatttattttggatttacattaacatttaatctgatatttaaaaaactaagcAGGACAAAATAAGTTTACCTGTCTAACTGCCCCCAAAAACACACTTTCCTGAGCTCAGTTAGGTAGCATCTTACAAGGTAGGTGTAAATTATGTGAGCTGGGGGGTGAGGTGTGGTGTAACTTAAACTCAGAGACTAAATCTTTGGCTTACTTTTTGTATCTGACCCCTGGGTACTCGTCCAACGTGGCACAGAGCGTTACAATCTGGTCTGCAAGATTCTCCAGTGTCTTCCTTTTGTCTTGACTGTGAGGACTGTATATGCTTCGGAAAGCCCCCGGATTATTGCATGTGAACACCTTAAAAGAACACAGTTTAATATGACAACAAATCAATTCTGTTTCCTAATGACACATTCAACTCCAACACTAATAAAATAGCAAATGTTAGCAACTTTgacattgttgtatttttaaaacacaggaaGCAGCCAGTTACTGTTCTCAAGCCAAGAGTTACACCATAACTTCAAGCAGCCACACCCATGAAACATTCATTTAGAGAATTAAAATCTCAGTAGCAACActatctaaaaaaacaaaatactgaacCAAGCAAATtctttctcaaaataaaaagtaaccatatttttgaaatataaagAGGAAATGTAAGATCATTACAAAACTACCAAAGAGAAAACAAGCTGCAGTCATTCACCTGTGCCTCTTTTGGCAAGAAAGAGATGTTTATTTCCTTGCAGAAGCGTATGTACTTGGCACAGTAAAGCTTCATGTTGTTAAAAAGGTCATCGGGACAGtctgtgaaattaaattaagaaaCATTTTGGAGTGCATTTTATCATGTTACATTAGGGGCCTTTTTGTCTGATATTTTTTAATAGATATATGAAGTGAAACAGAAGTTACTTAcagtcagtaaaataaacataGGCTCCTTTGTATTTGGGTTTGCGCTTGAAGTCTGCTATAAAGGCCTCTACACactgtcaaaataaattaaatagtaagacattaaaaccaaatttgcaataaaaacaaacttctgcaTTATGAACTTATTTTGATGGCAAACCTTGGAGGTTGGTGTCATAAAGTAGATGGCCTTCATCTCAGGAACAGGCTCCCTGTTTTTGAACAGATCCTccacaactaaaacaaataaataatattatttttcacaataaatgttGCACAGAACCTCACATATAGACTTCAATCACACCACTGTATGTTGTGAAAATATATAGTTTGCTGTAATAAAAACCTCATAACCTACTTGTTATTTTCTCTGCCATCAGATCGGACATTTTGCAGCATGATGAGAGGAGCTTGGTGGTGAAGGGGTCCAGAATCAAGATCTGTCAAGATACATTTAAAGTGATAAACAGGTAATGTACCACATGTATTGCAAGGTTGTGTTGATAAACATGTAATCAAGTGAGAAAAATTAGATGTGAAGAAAGTCTGTTCATGCAGTTAATCTTGAAGGTCTGTCTTACCTTCCATACTTCAGATTTTCTGCAGTCTGTGATAATTGTATCTtgtatttctgaagaaaaaaaacaacaacatgaaaaagCTTACTCAAGAATCACTGTTGAGGttcattctgtgtgtgtgtgtgtgtgtatatatgtacacatacacacaatacATGGTCAATACTGGCTTTAAACTCTAACAACTAATTCCTAAATTGGAGGGATCCAAACATAAAGAACTTATTCTTAATATAGACAGTCTAGTGTTGAAACATCAACAACATTGatgctggacaaaaaaaaaggtgtgtgataaaaatgaataaaaaaacaaattattagatttgaaacagaatataaatttgtttctttaatacaAAGCTcatcaatttatttttcacagttttgctTCCATGAGGTATTTTTTATTAAGCAAAAAcctcagaaataaaagtttgtattttagaGTTTATCTGTGGGACGTTTCTGCAAACCACTGTATATTTACGCcaaatttattgtttaaacataaatgttttaaaaacctgaaacactGTGAATGATTACAAATGTAAGGCAATCAACCTGTTCATTTTACAAGTACATTACcaagtttatttacagaaataagaataaatgaaataaaataaaaataaactaataatgtatttctaattaaaatagtcataaaaaacaatctaatgACATTTGTTATTCAAAAAATTTGTACTCTAACTCTACCTCTTTTTGGaattttttcaaaaaggaaacattttacaCCATTTGAAACGTGGGAACAATTTTGgaacaaaatgtctaaatttgTGCATTCCCAGTGTTTCATTTTGGGATTATTTTTTATCCAAGTGATATTAAAAATTGGGGCTGCTGTAGTTTTTACCATTATcacttcatttttatcttttctcatCCAGTTCTTGCTAGATAGAATGCTATAAAACATGATTAATAATGGCTACTTGTGTCAGCCGTCTTACAGTAACTTTTATAAAGTTTGCAACAGGTTTGTGTCTTTCTCCTGACATTGACTGTTAACGCGCAGAAAAGAAACGAGGTGGGGCTCCAGGCATACAAAGTGACCTCACGATGACTAACCTAAcaaaaaataagcaacaaaGGCCTGTAAAAGTACTAAGAGAAGTTTAATCAGGGCTTATTTTCTCTATCAAACACTCAACCGATCCAAAAGTTTGACAACTTCCGTTGCATTAAAATAATTGAACCTGAATGTTCGCTGTTTCCGATATACAGAACTGCTACATACTGAAAACAGCACATTTAGACCAAAGGCAGGTTGGTTTTTAATGAAGCAATACGCTAATTTATGAGGCCAACAAATGCTGTAAAACAGGATAACTTACTTTTCCAAACTAGCCTCTGGAGTCCGTGCTCTGAACCTGCTGCCATCTTGTTTTCGTTTTCCGCTAGGTGTTTCCCGTCGACGGAATTTGACGTCATCTACGTCAAAAAGTCGCGCGATTGTAGTTCTTTAACCTTCGAAAATAAAAAGACTACTGcccaagctaaaaaaaacctttttattcttaTCTCTGATTAGGATTTAATATAGCCTATTGCATTcttgttattattaaaatgaGGTAAAGTGTAAAATTCTGTTCGAACTTGGATGTAAATATATGCAGAGCAATCCAGGAATAATTCCCAGCGGATGTGCATATTTATTTGTACATATATCCATATTTGTATTAGTAACCCTCATATATATGTGTCTGTATATGAATCTGTTTGTGTATGAATATGTAAATATACATCATATAAGTAATTTTGTAATCTAatcttaatttttgtttttttatattgtgtaACTATGTgaaatttttaaatatgtttaatcatagtctttgtttttgttatattcaATAAAGCTTGATTAAAAAGTATTACTCAAGTGTATGCCagatgaaatacaaaaataagttgCTAGTAATTGTAAAAAAGAACCTAATGATGGTAAGTCAGAAATTccattaaaaactgtattttcactGACTAATAATGCAACGGGTTCATAAGAAATACATGATCTTAAGCAAATTTCTCTTCACCATTAAAACAAAGGAACCCGCTTAAAGATTTTTCCGTTGAAGTTGTTACCAGGAA
The Kryptolebias marmoratus isolate JLee-2015 linkage group LG24, ASM164957v2, whole genome shotgun sequence DNA segment above includes these coding regions:
- the stxbp3 gene encoding syntaxin-binding protein 3, whose amino-acid sequence is MAAGSEHGLQRLVWKKIQDTIITDCRKSEVWKILILDPFTTKLLSSCCKMSDLMAEKITIVEDLFKNREPVPEMKAIYFMTPTSKCVEAFIADFKRKPKYKGAYVYFTDYCPDDLFNNMKLYCAKYIRFCKEINISFLPKEAQVFTCNNPGAFRSIYSPHSQDKRKTLENLADQIVTLCATLDEYPGVRYKKDSSKGNAKTLAELVDKKLARHYELDDSGKKKEKTQAQLLIVERSFDPVSPILHELTYQAMAYDLVDIQNDTYKYKSKDGSEKQALLNEDDMLWVKLRHKHIAEVSEQIPKMVKEISASKKQPDGKITISNLAQMMKKMPSFRKQLTEKTIHLQLAEDCMKPFSNNVEKLCKAEQDLAVGSDVDGVKVKDPMRTLLPVLLHPYSKYDKIRAVLLYIFSLNGTTDENLNKLIQHVQIEDEREFIQNWKDLGVPIITSPSFFPRKQTRRDHSQEERYSLSRWIPVIKDVMEDAVENKLDISEWPHQSECPTAWNGSGAVSARQKHKPSAPDERRTGSRLIIFVIGGITYSEMRSAYEVTQAVKSCEVIIGSSHILTPTHLLDDIKALSKGPMETFTIEERNNA